CTACACTCTGGCCGACGACTACGTCATTCCGCTCGACCTGCTCCGCACCGGCCGCCCCGGCTGGGACGAGCGCGTCTGCGCGCCCATGGGCCACGTCTGGATGCTCTATTCCCCGGAAGTGGCCGACATGGTCACCGGCTTCCTGAGCCCGTTGCAGAGCGCGGACTAGGACAGCGTCAGGTCGCACATGGAAATAAAAAAAGGCCTCGTTCGAGGCCTTTTTCTTGTCGATATTCTTGGAGTCCTAGCTGGTGACTTCGGTGATCTTGGCCTTCAGGTCGTCCGGCTTGAACGGCTTGGTGATGAAGGCGGTCACGCCGGTCTTGGAGGCCAGCCCCTGTTGGGATGCCTCGGACTCGGTGGTGACCATGATGATCGGGACGTCTTCCATGCCCGGGGTGGAGCGGATCTTGCCGACCAGCTCCATGCCGTCCATGACCGGCATGTTCATGTCCGTGATGATCACTTCGAACGTCTCGCCCTGTTCGATGAACTCGTAGGCTTCCTCGCCGTTGCTGGCAACGAAGGCATCGAAGCCGAGGTCGGTGAGGATGGCCCGGTGCATGGCGCACATGGAGCGCGAGTCGTCCGCGGCCAGGGCCTTGCGCGTGGCAACGGTCAGAACCGGCAGGCGGTCCAGATCCTGTTCGGCGCGGATGCCGCCGATTTCGGCCAGAGCGTCCCGGAATTCTTCCAGAATTTCCGGGTCGCGGGATTCGGCAAGGGCGTCCACGAGGATGTCGCCCGCGCCCTGGTTCTCGTACAGGTGGTCGAAAATGGCGATGGCCCGTGAATTGATGACCGCCTTGGCCAGCAGGAAGGACTGCTCGTCGGCCGCCTCGATCAGCTTGTTCAGGGTCGCGATCATGCCCGGGTTGATGTGCTGCTCCAGACCGCCGATAACGGCCATGAGGATCAGTTCGTCGGTTTCGGACAAGCCGTCCACGAGGCAGATGATGCCCTTCATGGTGCCGATGCGGCCCAGTGCCTCGTATACGGCGTACCGGACGTTGGCGTCGTCAGCCAACCCCTTGTCGAAAGCCGCCACCAGACCGTCCGCACCCGACTTGTCACGCAAAAATCCCAGCACGTTGGCGGCCAGGATCTTGGTGTCCGTATCCCCGGAATCGAAGGCGTCCAGCAACATGGGTATGCAGAACGTGCCTACGTTGATCAGCGCGTCGGTGATGATTCGGCGCACCGTGGGGTTCTTGTGGTGCAGGGTGGTGACCAGGAAGGAGATGGTGTCCTCGGTGGCGTTGCGGGCCAGACCGTCCACAGCCTTCCATGTGGTGATGTCGCAGACCTCGAAGCGGTCGTCCGCCTCGCTCTCGGCGATGATCTTCTTGAACTGCTCGAGGGACTGCTCGTCGCCGAGTTTGCCCAGCGCCTCGATGCAGGAAGACTGGATGAACGGATCCTGATGGCCCAGGAACTGCCGGAATACGGGCATTGCGGCTTCGTCGCCGATGCGCGCCAGGGAGGTCAGGATTTCCATCAGCCGGTCGAGATCCTCTTCGGCCTGGGCCAGGTCCATCAGGGGCGTTACCGCGCCCTTGAGACCGTATTCCCCGGCCACGCGGATGCACAGGATGTTGAATCCTTCGTGCGGATCCTTGAGTCCCTCAATGACTTTTTCTTCGTTGCTGGACAGCACCGCGTTCAGGGCGTTGACCACCATGTAGTCGATAGAGGTGTCGCCGACCGGTTCTTTGAGCAGGGCGACCAGGCCGTCGAGGGCCTCGGCGTCTTTGCTCCCGGAAATCTCGTTGAGGATCGTGATCTGATCCAGGAATTCCTTATCTCTGAAGTTCTCTAGTGGTGACATGGCTTCTCCGCGTGTTGTGGGGAAAGGCTTGCGCCTATTCGAAGCAGAACTCGATGGTGAAATCCCCGTCCTTGGTCTTGAAGGGGATAGCCATGATCGGGGCCTTAGCCATGTGCGAGATGGTGTGGTTGTCTCCCATGACCACGGTGGGCGTGGAGCCCTGGAAGACCAGGCCGCGTTCCGCCAGACCGGCACGCGCCTGGCCGGAAATCATGTTCGTCAACTCGCCCACGGCGTCTTTGACGTCCTGCATGATGTCTTCGATCTCGTCGCCGAGCATGTTCTTGACGATGGCCACGGCGCACCCTTTGGAAAAGGAAAGCGAGACGCTGCCGTTCTTTTCTCCGGTAATGCCGACCATGCCTGAAACGTCGCCGGCGGCGACGGTGTTACGCTTGACATAGGGCTTGCCCACCTCGGGTTTTATGAATGCCATGGTGGACAAGACATCTATGGCGGCTTTGATGAAGGGCTTGGCCAATTCGACGTCCATGCTCTCTCTCCTTAAAAAATGAAGGTCTTTGTATCAGTATCGAGGGTTTCTCCAATTATCCGCAATAACGGGAGAAGACCAGTTTATATCCGGTTGGGGCGCTCACAACGGCAAATCCCCGCATTGCAAGTACGTACCTGAGGAAGAGTTAACGGGTCAAGGTGTGTATAATATTAATAATACCTCTCCCGAACATTTCTTGACCCTGCCTGGGCATGCCGAAGAAGGGGAGCCGTCAGGGCCCAGGCCGCTTTGACGGGCCTTGGTCCGGCCGGGCCGCCACCCGCTTCCCTTGACATGACCCATGTCCATTCATACTTAGAGTCAAACACAACAGGAAGCGTGAACCATGAATTCTTACAAGATTCACCC
The sequence above is a segment of the uncultured Pseudodesulfovibrio sp. genome. Coding sequences within it:
- a CDS encoding chemotaxis protein CheX gives rise to the protein MDVELAKPFIKAAIDVLSTMAFIKPEVGKPYVKRNTVAAGDVSGMVGITGEKNGSVSLSFSKGCAVAIVKNMLGDEIEDIMQDVKDAVGELTNMISGQARAGLAERGLVFQGSTPTVVMGDNHTISHMAKAPIMAIPFKTKDGDFTIEFCFE
- a CDS encoding HEAT repeat domain-containing protein, whose product is MSPLENFRDKEFLDQITILNEISGSKDAEALDGLVALLKEPVGDTSIDYMVVNALNAVLSSNEEKVIEGLKDPHEGFNILCIRVAGEYGLKGAVTPLMDLAQAEEDLDRLMEILTSLARIGDEAAMPVFRQFLGHQDPFIQSSCIEALGKLGDEQSLEQFKKIIAESEADDRFEVCDITTWKAVDGLARNATEDTISFLVTTLHHKNPTVRRIITDALINVGTFCIPMLLDAFDSGDTDTKILAANVLGFLRDKSGADGLVAAFDKGLADDANVRYAVYEALGRIGTMKGIICLVDGLSETDELILMAVIGGLEQHINPGMIATLNKLIEAADEQSFLLAKAVINSRAIAIFDHLYENQGAGDILVDALAESRDPEILEEFRDALAEIGGIRAEQDLDRLPVLTVATRKALAADDSRSMCAMHRAILTDLGFDAFVASNGEEAYEFIEQGETFEVIITDMNMPVMDGMELVGKIRSTPGMEDVPIIMVTTESEASQQGLASKTGVTAFITKPFKPDDLKAKITEVTS